A genomic stretch from Desulfotignum balticum DSM 7044 includes:
- a CDS encoding DUF3427 domain-containing protein, which translates to MISRPSPGIYDRLLDQNLAELLARYPELRLLFGKLEAEEQPSRYAEFVSQVLKQALLEEPDPERRRILCNRIIDLLSGPAGSPRKTHLENRKLIPDLKPVLLEITPPHYAGSGIPRPRTSMVESSLFTGSPREPQLVQELLEEMRSADAVDILVSFIKWSGLRLLMPGFEDLKDRRVPVRLITTSYMGASDVPAIEWLARELPNARIRISYDSRRTRLHAKAWHFRRDSGFSTAYIGSANMSHAAMTSGLEWNLKVTSQDLGHILEKFSAEFETYWHSREFLPYDADDPVPFRQAIERARKKDGAGPAVFFDLQPHPFQERILEKLTLERTSRDCFKNLVIAATGTGKTVIAAFDYQRFCRDNRGQARLLFIAHRQEILEQALFTFRQVLRDANFGEILAGSHEAVRMEHLFCSIQMMTSRQLWNQVGSSFYDYIVVDEAHHGTAASYRPLFDHFEPSILLGLTATPERMDGGNVAADFHNRFAAEIRLPEALEEKLLCPFHYFGVADPVDISKDHFWRNGRYDDRALEKVYTGDDIQAKMRVDTIVRALDRYEPARETIKGVGFCVTIRHALFMADAFNRHGIASAAYVSDVDRDRCDSLLAKLRSGRLAFLFTVDKFSEGVDVPEINMVLFLRPTQSLTVFLQQLGRGLRHAPEKECLTVLDFVGQVHRKYRMDIRLKALLPRHRYGIDREVAQNFPHLPAGCAIQFDRISKGYVLENIRANLQNLAAQVPERLQTFTSETRQELTFGRFIQYHDYEPERLLVSDTWTGWKARAQLTPAPSDPDLAWLKRSLVRAAFISGPGEIERLRQIIGRLGSDDVPGALELAGEQTNAIYYRLWGDKADRFGFAGLSDAFHRLAQNPSILRDMEEILAWARDTSPVAGVVPDLPFPCSLEVHAQFSATDILAAFDRATLASAGQKGTGVLHFKDIKAYALLITFQKTEKEFSPTTMYADYPISRSLLHWESQSNTALDSPTGQNLVHHEIRGYTILVFARSKKKHNQCTVPFVFLGPARHVSHQKERPIQMVWELSCPMPVEMFEENKRGG; encoded by the coding sequence ATGATCTCCCGGCCCAGTCCCGGTATTTATGATAGGCTCTTGGATCAGAACCTGGCGGAGCTTCTGGCCCGGTATCCGGAGCTGCGGCTGTTGTTTGGAAAGCTGGAAGCTGAGGAACAGCCGTCCCGGTATGCGGAATTTGTGTCTCAGGTGCTTAAGCAGGCCCTGTTGGAAGAGCCGGACCCGGAACGCCGCCGAATTCTGTGCAACCGGATCATCGATCTACTGTCCGGGCCGGCCGGCAGTCCCCGTAAAACCCATCTCGAAAACCGGAAACTGATCCCGGATCTAAAGCCGGTGCTCCTGGAGATCACTCCGCCCCATTATGCCGGTTCCGGCATTCCCCGGCCCCGGACCTCCATGGTGGAGAGCAGCCTTTTTACCGGATCTCCCAGGGAACCCCAGCTGGTTCAGGAACTGCTGGAAGAGATGCGGTCTGCAGATGCCGTGGATATCCTGGTGTCGTTCATCAAATGGTCGGGGTTGCGGCTGTTGATGCCCGGGTTTGAGGATTTGAAGGACAGACGGGTGCCGGTGCGGTTGATCACCACCTCGTATATGGGGGCATCGGATGTGCCGGCCATCGAGTGGCTGGCCAGGGAACTGCCCAATGCAAGGATCCGGATCTCCTATGACAGCCGGCGGACCCGGCTCCATGCCAAGGCCTGGCATTTCCGGCGGGATTCCGGGTTTTCCACGGCCTATATCGGGTCGGCCAACATGTCCCATGCGGCCATGACCAGCGGGCTGGAATGGAACCTCAAGGTGACCTCCCAGGACCTGGGCCATATCCTGGAAAAGTTTTCCGCTGAATTTGAGACCTATTGGCACAGCAGGGAGTTTCTGCCCTATGATGCGGATGATCCCGTGCCTTTCCGCCAGGCCATCGAACGTGCCCGGAAAAAGGATGGAGCGGGTCCGGCCGTGTTTTTTGACCTGCAGCCCCATCCGTTCCAGGAACGCATTCTTGAAAAACTGACCCTGGAGCGGACGTCCCGCGACTGTTTCAAGAACCTGGTGATTGCCGCCACAGGCACGGGAAAAACCGTGATTGCCGCATTTGACTATCAGCGGTTTTGCCGGGACAACCGGGGCCAGGCCCGGCTGCTGTTCATCGCCCATCGCCAGGAGATCCTGGAGCAGGCATTGTTCACCTTCCGCCAGGTGCTCAGGGATGCCAATTTCGGGGAGATACTGGCCGGTTCCCATGAGGCCGTGCGCATGGAGCATCTGTTCTGCTCCATCCAGATGATGACGTCCCGGCAGCTGTGGAACCAGGTGGGGTCGTCATTTTACGATTACATTGTGGTGGATGAAGCCCACCATGGCACGGCGGCCAGCTATCGTCCCCTGTTTGATCATTTTGAACCATCGATCCTGCTGGGCCTGACCGCCACCCCGGAACGGATGGACGGCGGCAATGTGGCGGCGGATTTCCACAACCGGTTTGCCGCTGAGATCCGGCTGCCTGAAGCGCTGGAAGAAAAACTGCTGTGCCCGTTTCATTACTTCGGGGTGGCTGATCCCGTGGATATCAGCAAGGATCATTTCTGGAGAAACGGCCGGTATGATGACCGGGCCCTGGAAAAGGTGTACACGGGCGATGATATCCAGGCAAAAATGCGGGTGGACACCATTGTCAGGGCGCTGGACCGGTATGAACCTGCCAGGGAAACCATCAAGGGGGTCGGGTTCTGTGTCACCATCCGGCACGCCCTGTTCATGGCGGACGCGTTCAACCGCCACGGCATTGCATCGGCCGCGTATGTGTCGGATGTGGACCGGGACCGGTGCGATTCCCTGCTGGCAAAGTTGAGATCCGGGCGGCTGGCGTTTTTGTTCACCGTGGATAAGTTCAGTGAAGGCGTGGATGTGCCGGAGATCAACATGGTGCTGTTTTTGCGGCCCACACAGAGCCTGACCGTGTTTCTCCAGCAGCTGGGCCGGGGGCTGCGCCATGCCCCGGAAAAAGAGTGCCTGACCGTGCTGGATTTTGTGGGACAGGTGCACCGGAAATACCGCATGGACATCCGGCTGAAAGCCCTGCTGCCCCGGCACCGGTACGGCATTGACCGGGAAGTGGCGCAGAATTTCCCGCATCTGCCGGCGGGGTGTGCCATCCAGTTTGACCGGATATCCAAGGGGTATGTCCTGGAGAACATCCGGGCCAACCTGCAGAACCTGGCGGCCCAGGTGCCGGAACGGCTCCAGACCTTTACATCGGAAACCAGGCAGGAACTGACCTTTGGCAGGTTTATCCAGTACCATGACTATGAACCGGAGCGGCTGCTGGTGTCGGACACGTGGACCGGGTGGAAAGCCAGGGCACAGCTGACACCTGCCCCGTCTGATCCGGATCTGGCCTGGCTGAAACGGTCCCTGGTGAGGGCGGCATTTATTTCCGGACCCGGGGAGATCGAGCGGCTGCGGCAGATCATCGGCCGGCTGGGGTCCGATGATGTGCCCGGTGCCCTGGAGCTGGCAGGAGAACAGACCAATGCAATCTATTACCGGCTGTGGGGCGACAAAGCAGACCGGTTTGGATTTGCCGGTCTGTCTGATGCGTTTCACCGCCTGGCACAGAATCCGTCCATTCTAAGGGATATGGAGGAAATCCTGGCCTGGGCCCGGGACACCTCTCCGGTTGCAGGGGTTGTGCCGGACCTGCCGTTTCCCTGTTCCCTGGAGGTGCATGCCCAATTCAGCGCCACAGATATCCTGGCCGCATTTGACCGGGCCACCCTGGCCTCTGCCGGGCAGAAGGGCACCGGGGTTCTGCATTTCAAGGATATCAAAGCCTATGCCCTGCTGATCACCTTCCAGAAAACCGAAAAAGAGTTTTCTCCCACCACCATGTATGCGGATTATCCCATCAGCCGCTCCCTGCTGCACTGGGAATCCCAGTCCAATACTGCCCTGGATTCGCCCACGGGTCAGAACCTGGTGCATCACGAGATCCGGGGATACACCATCCTGGTGTTTGCCCGGTCGAAGAAAAAACACAACCAGTGCACGGTGCCGTTTGTGTTTTTAGGACCGGCCAGGCATGTGAGCCATCAAAAGGAACGGCCCATCCAGATGGTATGGGAGCTGAGCTGTCCCATGCCTGTGGAGATGTTTGAGGAGAATAAGCGGGGCGGGTGA
- a CDS encoding (deoxy)nucleoside triphosphate pyrophosphohydrolase, producing MSENHLHVTCAIIEQDGCVLAAQRSRTMAMPLKWEFPGGKIKPGETPEHCLCREIAEELAVKVAVHHALAEKTHAYPEFTITLYPFVCTIISGTIILREHAAVFWLPREDLTSLDWAAADRPVLATYLQFAGQETP from the coding sequence ATGAGCGAAAACCACCTCCACGTCACCTGTGCCATCATCGAACAGGACGGCTGTGTATTGGCGGCCCAGCGGAGCCGCACCATGGCCATGCCCTTGAAGTGGGAGTTCCCCGGCGGTAAAATCAAGCCCGGCGAAACCCCTGAACACTGCCTTTGCCGGGAAATTGCCGAGGAACTGGCCGTCAAGGTGGCTGTGCACCATGCCCTGGCTGAAAAGACCCATGCATATCCGGAGTTTACCATCACTCTGTATCCCTTTGTATGCACCATTATTTCCGGCACCATCATCCTGCGGGAGCATGCGGCTGTGTTCTGGCTGCCCAGAGAAGATCTGACGTCTCTGGACTGGGCTGCAGCTGACCGTCCGGTCCTGGCAACCTATTTACAGTTCGCCGGACAGGAGACCCCATGA
- a CDS encoding type II toxin-antitoxin system RelE/ParE family toxin yields the protein MSFIVHIRPEAETDLEEAALWYEKQNPRLGDEFLDEVQGIFKILSENPYLYAVTHKNTRRALVHRFPFGVYYLIDQNSIIVVAVMHGSRHPKRWQKRT from the coding sequence GTGAGTTTTATTGTTCATATCAGACCGGAAGCAGAGACTGACCTTGAGGAAGCTGCCTTGTGGTATGAAAAACAGAACCCGAGGCTGGGCGATGAGTTTCTTGATGAAGTTCAGGGGATATTCAAAATTTTATCAGAAAATCCTTACCTTTATGCTGTTACTCATAAGAATACCAGAAGAGCTTTGGTCCATAGATTTCCGTTTGGGGTATATTATCTTATCGATCAAAATTCCATTATAGTGGTAGCCGTTATGCATGGTAGCCGTCATCCCAAACGTTGGCAAAAGAGAACATGA
- a CDS encoding addiction module protein, with protein MIDNLRELPISERIRIVEDIWDSIAADQSVLPLTKEQRKELDGRLAAYKADGIKGRIAKDVIADIRKRL; from the coding sequence ATGATTGATAATTTGCGAGAACTACCGATATCAGAAAGAATACGAATAGTTGAAGATATCTGGGATAGCATTGCAGCAGATCAAAGCGTTTTACCTCTTACCAAAGAACAGCGTAAAGAACTTGATGGGCGCCTTGCCGCCTATAAAGCGGACGGTATTAAAGGCCGCATTGCCAAAGATGTGATTGCAGATATTCGGAAGCGTCTGTGA
- a CDS encoding class I SAM-dependent methyltransferase, with the protein MVGREEYSHIFVRQITLNLHMNPQFPKNEWWKPANEGGFFGNNYILGDEWYDRYLNDRLMTRKNRIFRETSGISDIVKRHQLNGLFLFCPCGNGRLLNSFKMINSKLIGIDLNFNYLYHANKTKQKNVLSLINSDMRYLPFKDNVFSMIANMWTSFGYFSQHEDNVHLLKEWYRILNQNGLVIIHSNINPIQVGHWDGGRRQKRITLSNGGILEITETFDVRNEKIWGVWEFVGKQKTEYNQYAITVWSIEKWKAVAQKIGYEIVNILGSIQDIDKSLSMEDEECVILLQKR; encoded by the coding sequence ATGGTGGGAAGGGAAGAATATTCTCACATATTTGTTCGACAAATAACTTTGAATTTGCATATGAATCCTCAATTTCCCAAAAACGAATGGTGGAAACCTGCTAATGAAGGCGGTTTCTTTGGTAATAATTATATACTGGGCGATGAATGGTATGATCGCTATCTCAATGATCGCTTAATGACAAGGAAAAATAGAATATTTAGAGAAACAAGTGGCATATCCGATATTGTCAAAAGACATCAGCTTAATGGATTGTTTCTTTTTTGTCCTTGTGGAAATGGCAGATTGTTGAATTCATTTAAAATGATCAATTCGAAGCTAATCGGTATTGATTTGAATTTTAATTACTTGTACCATGCTAACAAAACAAAGCAAAAAAATGTTTTATCTTTGATAAATTCTGATATGAGATATCTGCCATTTAAGGATAATGTTTTTTCAATGATTGCAAACATGTGGACCTCATTTGGTTACTTTTCGCAACATGAAGATAATGTCCATTTATTGAAAGAATGGTATAGAATCTTAAATCAGAATGGACTTGTCATTATTCATTCCAATATTAATCCAATACAAGTAGGGCACTGGGATGGTGGAAGGCGACAAAAAAGAATAACACTCTCAAATGGGGGTATTTTGGAAATAACTGAAACCTTTGATGTAAGAAATGAAAAAATTTGGGGTGTGTGGGAGTTCGTTGGAAAACAAAAAACGGAATATAATCAGTATGCTATTACTGTATGGTCCATAGAAAAATGGAAAGCAGTTGCTCAGAAAATCGGATACGAAATAGTAAATATATTAGGATCAATTCAGGATATTGATAAGTCTTTATCGATGGAAGATGAAGAATGCGTTATTCTTTTACAAAAAAGATAG
- a CDS encoding sodium:solute symporter family transporter: protein MKNFATIANRSDLIRTVLYFVVVIATSFLFRDLLVNLSLGFLLFFVILLPHAFRYQKKNSSLSDYFLLDRSLPTTGFASSLLATNLSLGNYLIVVFILGYFFGINGIIISIIGIFANYLGASFLIPKIKPFITDSVINIGTINNFIGMSHNSFLLRKYCASITIFSLFLAIVFELHILTIIIANIFKLSPTFIFPCLVLIICIYASIGGFAAVVFTDLVQAAMNIVVVFTLLLFFYYFFDPSYELILSKLDSESMPWTIWVSVPTLSLFWFISSLDQWQRTSASGDISVSLKGTFWGLLGMAFIGIGFVVLGIVDNQAFLPFLNNQGISLLDNQGISLLDFFMINEIVGISNLGFVVLVLWGLALIFAALSTADTFMIAISHSIVGDYILGSRNIHYWKSKEKGNPYVKMAQGCVVFLGIFVIIIWFILDHFMLIRDPLNFFFVAYSGQFALTGSVIFAALKLKLNANVSIVSVTVGVLLSYGLGGFALWSYLGGIEPFIVLKSEEIVSLTPVFTIFGSVMTYLCGYLLKFRTPLQGD from the coding sequence ATGAAAAATTTTGCAACCATTGCCAACAGAAGCGATCTAATCAGAACAGTTCTATATTTTGTTGTTGTGATAGCAACTTCATTCTTGTTTCGTGATTTACTTGTAAACTTATCTTTAGGCTTTTTATTGTTCTTTGTGATTTTATTACCCCATGCTTTCCGTTATCAAAAAAAGAATTCTTCTCTATCAGACTATTTTCTATTGGATAGATCTCTTCCAACTACAGGTTTTGCAAGCAGTCTTTTAGCAACCAACTTGTCTTTAGGCAACTATTTAATAGTTGTTTTTATATTGGGTTATTTTTTTGGTATTAATGGAATTATTATTTCAATTATTGGTATATTTGCAAATTATTTAGGAGCTAGTTTTTTAATACCGAAAATAAAACCCTTCATAACTGATTCTGTAATAAATATAGGGACGATTAATAACTTTATTGGGATGTCTCATAACAGTTTTTTGCTAAGAAAGTATTGTGCATCAATTACTATATTCAGCCTTTTTTTAGCAATTGTCTTTGAACTTCACATCCTAACCATCATAATTGCGAACATTTTCAAACTATCGCCAACTTTCATATTTCCATGTCTTGTTTTAATCATTTGTATATATGCTTCAATTGGGGGATTTGCAGCAGTTGTTTTTACAGATTTGGTTCAGGCAGCAATGAACATTGTTGTTGTATTCACTCTTTTGCTCTTTTTTTATTATTTTTTTGATCCTTCATATGAACTCATTTTAAGCAAATTGGACTCTGAATCCATGCCTTGGACGATATGGGTTTCAGTGCCTACTTTGTCTTTATTCTGGTTTATCTCATCTTTAGATCAATGGCAGAGAACAAGCGCATCTGGAGATATTTCAGTTTCATTGAAGGGAACATTTTGGGGATTGTTAGGCATGGCTTTTATCGGAATTGGATTTGTTGTTCTTGGCATTGTGGACAATCAGGCGTTCCTCCCCTTCTTGAATAATCAAGGGATTAGTCTATTAGATAATCAAGGAATTTCCTTGCTAGACTTTTTTATGATTAATGAAATTGTAGGTATCAGTAATTTGGGATTTGTGGTTTTAGTCTTATGGGGGTTGGCATTGATCTTTGCGGCTTTATCAACAGCTGATACTTTTATGATTGCGATCTCCCATTCAATAGTTGGCGATTACATTCTTGGTTCGAGAAATATCCACTACTGGAAATCGAAAGAAAAGGGAAATCCATACGTTAAGATGGCTCAAGGCTGTGTTGTCTTTTTGGGTATATTTGTAATTATAATTTGGTTCATTTTGGATCATTTTATGTTGATTCGTGATCCACTAAATTTCTTTTTTGTGGCTTATTCAGGACAGTTCGCTCTCACAGGTTCTGTGATTTTTGCAGCATTAAAGTTAAAATTGAATGCTAATGTCAGTATTGTTAGTGTTACGGTAGGTGTTCTTTTATCCTACGGATTAGGTGGATTTGCCCTATGGTCATATTTAGGCGGCATTGAGCCTTTTATCGTGCTGAAGAGTGAAGAAATCGTTTCATTAACCCCTGTTTTTACCATTTTTGGAAGTGTTATGACATATCTTTGCGGATATTTACTCAAGTTTCGCACCCCCCTTCAGGGTGATTGA
- a CDS encoding very short patch repair endonuclease produces the protein MTTAQRSRAMSKVSGKDTKPEIKIRSGLHHLGFRFRLYDKKLPGKPDIILRKYSKIIFVHGCFWHYHLNCSKSKMPQTRKIFWENKIKNNVRRDIENIKKLENLGWNIAVVWECATKNHDKLCKTINSLSLWIKHGQSYFEIPE, from the coding sequence ATGACTACAGCCCAAAGAAGTAGGGCCATGTCAAAAGTTTCTGGTAAAGATACAAAACCAGAGATAAAAATTAGGTCAGGTCTGCATCATCTCGGATTTAGATTTAGGTTGTACGATAAGAAACTACCCGGCAAACCGGATATAATTCTACGCAAATATTCTAAAATTATCTTTGTGCATGGTTGTTTCTGGCATTATCATTTGAATTGTTCCAAATCTAAAATGCCCCAGACACGAAAAATATTTTGGGAAAATAAAATAAAAAACAATGTTCGTAGGGATATCGAAAATATAAAGAAATTAGAAAATTTAGGATGGAATATAGCAGTCGTTTGGGAGTGTGCCACGAAAAATCATGATAAGCTTTGCAAAACAATCAATTCTCTTAGTCTATGGATAAAGCATGGGCAATCCTATTTCGAAATTCCTGAATAA
- a CDS encoding response regulator receiver domain: MTESAFFNHSKKIIEDFLSTAIIFDDQAYFGDFNPDPPKDVVSPAKRKTASQKKEDKNTKEIENKGTEDILKPSHDLNAKMVINSFAKKGILCSVIKPEEQELETLHETVASLSQKSDLIIFDWELSQESGKTALGLVKESMKIFNDSSPQQLRLIAIYTGATDINRVFSQIIEELKNEYSVKNVDDRCCQIGACRLLVFSKKAAKTADDVNKIAFEDLADFLIDEYTKMTKGLVSNVVMKSFSAIKQNTHQIINKFSGLDHPFLTHRTCLPKPEEAENQIATLISEEIQSLLEEYGVGNSSNFEVLKLYFQNQPNDKYYSLNKLKKDKCLTKQQVLYLLEHGIPSENENRPPILSTEVLNKKELKKLFQFLTNMYSDSDDENLLDLKYAALTTLKSKYSDNFPYLTLGTIVKDMSGEEGYWICIQPGCDSVRLTKDTSFPFLPLSQKGDIHCVIRDSSESLTRKKISLKFSDCRKSTFSPDPTSKNIIAFKNENDFFFKNTKENVFKFICEMKPGYAQRLSNKFAANISRVATNNSEWLRRCEEKKL, translated from the coding sequence GTGACCGAATCTGCCTTTTTTAACCATTCCAAAAAGATTATCGAAGACTTTCTATCCACTGCTATAATTTTTGATGACCAAGCATATTTTGGCGATTTTAATCCTGATCCTCCCAAAGATGTGGTATCCCCAGCAAAACGGAAAACAGCGTCTCAAAAGAAAGAAGATAAAAATACCAAAGAGATTGAAAACAAAGGCACAGAAGACATTCTGAAACCCTCCCACGATTTGAATGCAAAGATGGTCATTAACAGCTTTGCTAAAAAGGGTATTCTTTGTTCAGTGATCAAGCCCGAGGAACAGGAGCTTGAGACGCTCCATGAAACAGTGGCATCACTAAGTCAGAAATCAGATTTGATCATTTTCGATTGGGAATTAAGTCAAGAATCTGGAAAAACCGCACTTGGTTTAGTAAAAGAATCAATGAAAATTTTCAATGACAGTTCTCCACAACAACTTCGCCTTATTGCCATTTATACAGGTGCTACAGATATTAACAGGGTCTTTTCTCAAATTATCGAAGAACTGAAAAATGAATATTCAGTAAAAAATGTGGATGATCGATGCTGTCAAATTGGTGCTTGCCGATTGTTAGTTTTTTCTAAAAAAGCTGCAAAAACTGCAGACGATGTTAATAAAATCGCTTTTGAGGATTTGGCTGATTTTTTAATAGATGAATACACAAAAATGACGAAAGGCTTAGTATCAAATGTTGTAATGAAAAGCTTTTCCGCAATCAAACAAAATACACACCAAATTATAAATAAATTTTCAGGTTTGGATCATCCATTTTTGACTCACAGGACATGTCTTCCAAAACCAGAGGAAGCCGAAAACCAAATTGCGACTTTAATATCAGAAGAAATACAGTCTTTACTTGAGGAGTATGGTGTCGGAAATTCTTCAAATTTTGAAGTTTTAAAGCTTTATTTTCAAAATCAACCAAACGATAAATATTATTCCTTAAACAAGTTAAAGAAGGATAAATGTCTGACGAAACAGCAAGTTTTATACCTTTTAGAACATGGAATACCCTCGGAAAACGAAAATCGTCCTCCAATTTTATCAACAGAGGTTCTAAACAAGAAAGAGTTGAAAAAATTATTCCAGTTTCTTACCAATATGTACTCTGACTCTGACGATGAGAACCTTTTGGATTTAAAGTATGCTGCTTTGACAACATTAAAATCAAAATACTCTGATAACTTCCCATATTTAACATTGGGCACAATTGTTAAAGATATGTCAGGCGAAGAAGGATATTGGATATGCATTCAGCCGGGGTGTGACAGTGTGAGATTGACAAAAGACACCTCATTCCCCTTTTTGCCACTAAGCCAAAAAGGGGATATTCATTGTGTTATTCGAGATAGTTCCGAATCATTAACAAGAAAAAAAATATCGTTAAAATTTTCAGATTGTCGAAAAAGTACTTTCTCGCCCGATCCAACATCAAAAAATATTATAGCCTTCAAAAATGAGAATGATTTTTTTTTCAAAAACACAAAAGAAAATGTGTTTAAATTTATTTGTGAGATGAAACCCGGCTACGCCCAAAGACTGTCTAACAAATTCGCAGCGAATATATCTCGAGTTGCTACGAATAACTCAGAATGGTTGCGACGGTGTGAAGAAAAGAAACTTTGA